The DNA region tttccgtgttttctttccttccccatttctttccacccaaccaaacaaagcctaaCTTAGAGTAGCAGAGATCAGTACCTTCACTATGGACATCAAGTCCCTCAAAGCGTCCTTCTCACCTTGCGGTTTTCCTCTCCACTCTCCAGGGATGGACTTCAAACGATTTGGGTTTTCTTCCCCTTGTGAACTTAGCTTGAGCCCAATCTAAAGGATAGAGAGTCTGTACTCTGTCGTGTAAGCCTTAGGGCATTTGGGCTTCGATCTCTTTTAATACAAAAGGaattctttgacaaaaaaaaataaaatatttgataAATATCATTAAATAGGTGGTAAGtagggaaaaaaaaactaatgttcATTTTATGTTAAACTGCTGCCCTTAATACAAACGTGCCAAACTACTTTATACAACGGAAATGTTTGGCTGAGAATTCTTAAGCACTCTCACTTCATAATCCAAACATCATTTTACAAAATCtgtacttttttcttttttgaaaatacaaaatctgtatttaaaaataaagaattaagaCCAATGACACACCCTCTTGCTTTGATGGAACATTGTGAATTTTTACTAAATTGCTCATTTCTTGAATTTTACTTTTATTACGGCACTGGTTTTAATATTTAGAACCTACAGTCATATTCTTAACAGGGGATGTAACCAAAATATTCTTAACAGGGGAATTGCCgtttttaaagttttttttttccaaattatgAACATATAGTTTTACAGTTTAAGAGAAATTCGCATAAACTGTTAACTAAAAAATGTTAAATAGGAGTATTAAAATAAATACACATGAAAAATGACAAAaatataatttgaaaaaaaaggtaaaaaaatcacaaaagagtaaaataaaattttgagcAAAAAACTATTGAATTTCACAATTGTAAAATTTACATCACAGTCTGAGAGCttgaacatttttttctttgtccGCATTTTCGATTTGTTTATCACTTCTATAATCTTTTTCCAACCCAAAAGAATTGGCTTGTCAACATAAAATCTTTAGCTGTCATCCTAAACTTGAGCAAATTGTTCCCCAACCTTCAAAACCAATTGATAAACATGACAAAATCAGGATAGAGTATAAGTAATTAAGCAAAAAAATAATCTACAAGaagtaattaaatatataattatccACTTGTTTAATAGAAGAGAAAGGAGGGAACATCTAGTCCAAGAACATGGTGCAATAACATTGTAAGTAAACAAAAGGATTCCCTCTTGTAATAAGGAACTCCTCTGTTCTGTTTGAAATTAATAAGTATAGATGAAAGCAAAAGTTATCTTTATACAtgattcacaaagaaattcaTATTAACTTGTTTGCACTTTAAATGATACATCTTGGACAAAAATTAACATTGGAAATTAGCAGATCATTTTGAAGTAAAAACAAAAGCACATTTTAGACAAggcttcttcttttcttttgttggggagtgaATTGAAAGACAACAAGctagttacaacttacaacaaATAAATCAAATGTAAAATTAATGTCCAATGCTTTTATAAGGTAGCCTATAATTGCAGATAATTTCCCATACCTATTGATACAAGCATCACACAGTAATATGCAACCTCTGTCACAACTTCCCCTTACCCTGCCTCCTTTGTCTTGTACGTTCAAATGATGTTCTGCATGATATCAATGATGTAGAGAAAACATAAATATACAGAAATCATAGCAACATAAATTGAAGCCTCAATTAGATGATGTATGTGATGCAAAATGGTAAGTAATTGGAATTATGTAATGAATTTTTTCACCTAATGAATTGATATGTAACAGAAGTTATTTACATTACCTGCAAGTTTGTGGTACACTCCAGGAAGGATGTGATTTATTTCTCTGATCTTCAGACAATGCCATATACTTCCTCCAATCCTCAAGCAAAATTCTTAGATCATTAACTTTGTTTTCTAAACCCACACAGCAATTGGCATGCATAGTTGAGACCTTCTTAAAATCCTTGCTAGACTGACAAAACCCTCCAAAATAGCGAGTGTTGAGAAATCTAATCTTCAACTTCTTCTGAGAAATGAGAGGGTCTGTTTTGATCTTGTTGAGAACATCTTGATCATGCAATCCTGGGTAGTCTTCCCTAGAGTTAAACCAGAACTTGTAGAACCAAATAGTTCTTCGATTAGATTTTACATAGTTAAACCCTCCATTTGGCTGGTTCTGTATGTCATTAGGGTTGCCATTGAAATAATCACAAGCAATTTGGAAATCTGTATCCTTGTAAAAGCTTTTAAATGGATCTCTAAGCCACATTATATCAGTATCCTGCAAAAGGAGAAAACACAACATTAAGTATGTTTATTAACTTTGAAtgtaagtgcatgtttggaaatctttctacaattaattcacactcaaaatcaattttggggaCTGAGTGACTTCTGAgtatcagaattgattctaagaaaAGAGAAAGTTAGATACCGTGAACACAAAGCTGTACCCCATTTGAAGGACAGAACCAAGAAATTCAATTCTTCTCCACATCATGTGTAGGTAGTCTGGGGTCATGAAAAATGCCTCACTGGTGAAATTGTCACCTTTAGTTTCAAGCTGATAACAATGTTTGTGCAAAGAGATGCAACGAGCATATGCCTTTTGGTCCCATGTTACTACCACCAAGTGATCTAAAAGCTTCTCTGTTTTGTTCCCACCAATGCGAAAACTCTCAAGAAAGAGATCAAATATGGAACCTGGCTCAGCCCAGGCATCATTCAAAGTTGTGATTATCACTGTCTTATGCTTCATGGATGCGTTTCTTAGTACACTCTCTAGCTTTGGATCATAGTTCTGATAAGTAAATATGAGTCAACATTAAGCATTTGTAAACAAAGTTCATATTTCAACGAGGAAATTCATCAAACACATAGGGAGATAGATAATATGGCATGGAAAAAACGAAAGTTACATTAGGCATGGCAGCTAGTTTCTCCTAAATGGTTGTGAAATGAAAAAACAGTACTTCTCTAGAATGTAAAGACACCAAGTGTGCATGGAATCAAATAATTTGGGAGTGATCTGATCCAAAGTGGCTATGAAAACATccaaaagaggaagaaaaataaaagttagCGAAAAGTACTTCCAACTGCTAATGGGGAGGACATAGACAAACATCTACACATCCAATTTGCAAGATGGTCCCCCCATCAATTTGCTCATACATTATTGGCTCCTAAGGCTGTTTTGGGTAAAAATTTGTTCTTGAATTTCAAAGAAATTTAGTATATTCACACCCCCTTTctcttcaatttcaatttaacatttttttttgttcctatctCTCATTTTTCATCacatcatctatcatatctcaCATTTATCtcacttttctttctttttaacacTAAATGTGGGTGTACAATTTGCTTCAACATAacattaatcaattttaaatggACAAATCTCTCACATTGGTCTTAATCTTAGGGTGGTAGCTGACAGTGTGAAACTGTCACACTTCCATTATTGGGGATGACATACATAGaagaataaaatttctaaaaggAAATCAAATTCCTTTATTCCTTTCCCACT from Lotus japonicus ecotype B-129 chromosome 2, LjGifu_v1.2 includes:
- the LOC130738641 gene encoding uncharacterized protein At4g15970-like isoform X1, coding for MKEIAAAAAGEYAVVVVADGGKAWNSGGASGSHLLVRRVMQVVMFVVGFGVLWMFLYNSASPLGFPAISHYYSSKNYDPKLESVLRNASMKHKTVIITTLNDAWAEPGSIFDLFLESFRIGGNKTEKLLDHLVVVTWDQKAYARCISLHKHCYQLETKGDNFTSEAFFMTPDYLHMMWRRIEFLGSVLQMGYSFVFTDTDIMWLRDPFKSFYKDTDFQIACDYFNGNPNDIQNQPNGGFNYVKSNRRTIWFYKFWFNSREDYPGLHDQDVLNKIKTDPLISQKKLKIRFLNTRYFGGFCQSSKDFKKVSTMHANCCVGLENKVNDLRILLEDWRKYMALSEDQRNKSHPSWSVPQTCRTSFERTRQRRQGKGKL
- the LOC130738641 gene encoding uncharacterized protein At4g15970-like isoform X2, with protein sequence MKEIAAAAAGEYAVVVVADGGKAWNSGGASGSHLLVRRVMQVVMFVVGFGVLWMFLYNSASPLGFPAISHYYSSKNYDPKLESVLRNASMKHKTVIITTLNDAWAEPGSIFDLFLESFRIGGNKTEKLLDHLVVVTWDQKAYARCISLHKHCYQLETKGDNFTSEAFFMTPDYLHMMWRRIEFLGSVLQMGYSFVFTDTDIMWLRDPFKSFYKDTDFQIACDYFNGNPNDIQNQPNGGFNYVKSNRRTIWFYKFWFNSREDYPGLHDQDVLNKIKTDPLISQKKLKIRFLNTRYFGGFCQSSKDFKKVSTMHANCCVGLENKVNDLRILLEDWRKYMALSEDQRNKSHPSWSVPQTCRTSFERTRQRRQGKGRL